The Natronoglycomyces albus genome has a segment encoding these proteins:
- a CDS encoding alpha/beta fold hydrolase, whose translation MRRAIAAVALSAVAATATGCAVDSTSEPAPPESLEWHECAAELGEAGLLCASVTVPLDWNVAETGTPWNEHHGETIDLALSKRPADSGDSERYALLNPGGPGASGLSVPANAEALLGTQVTEHFNLVGFDPRGIGSSAGISCQVSLATVIPGEASEFEELMSTKRSEAQQCEADNPQLGYVDTASAARDIDVIRQALGTEKISWYGWSYGTQLGATFAELFPDAVESMVLDAMYDHSRPMPDLIDEQTAAREAGFDSFAQWCDGSHDCAVAGDTAATWDDVVAAADSRPLPAEDAQPGSPHHVNSAAIADATAALLASPTVTWPMLGEAIASASEGDGSLFANMLAADDAVASMVAVRCLDWPVDDQLSDFASIAQRAEAASVEFPRFGAHAYWYYAGECLQWPHAATNPPEPYAIDEDVSILIVGGHGDPATPFTWAQTAAEAIDGASLLTFTGDGHGGSVNSECVREQTASFLLGKRADIATSCA comes from the coding sequence GAATGCGCTGCGGAGCTGGGAGAAGCCGGGCTGTTGTGCGCATCGGTCACCGTCCCGCTCGACTGGAACGTGGCCGAAACGGGCACGCCGTGGAATGAACACCACGGGGAAACCATTGATCTAGCCCTTTCCAAACGCCCCGCCGACTCCGGTGACTCCGAGCGCTATGCGTTGCTCAACCCAGGTGGGCCCGGTGCGTCGGGGCTGAGCGTGCCAGCCAACGCCGAGGCCCTCTTGGGCACACAGGTGACCGAGCATTTCAACCTCGTGGGCTTCGACCCACGCGGGATCGGCTCCAGCGCGGGAATTTCGTGTCAGGTTTCCCTGGCCACCGTCATTCCAGGTGAGGCCAGCGAATTCGAAGAACTGATGTCTACCAAGCGCAGTGAAGCACAACAGTGCGAGGCCGACAACCCACAGTTGGGCTATGTGGACACCGCGAGCGCGGCCCGCGATATCGACGTCATCCGCCAGGCGCTTGGCACCGAAAAGATCAGTTGGTACGGATGGTCCTATGGCACCCAGTTGGGCGCGACCTTTGCCGAGCTCTTTCCCGACGCGGTGGAGTCGATGGTGCTAGACGCGATGTACGACCACTCACGACCGATGCCCGATCTCATCGACGAGCAGACCGCTGCCCGAGAAGCCGGTTTCGACAGTTTCGCTCAGTGGTGCGATGGTAGCCACGACTGTGCGGTGGCGGGCGATACTGCCGCGACTTGGGATGATGTGGTGGCCGCGGCGGATTCACGGCCATTGCCAGCCGAGGATGCTCAGCCAGGGTCACCTCACCATGTGAATTCGGCGGCGATAGCCGACGCCACGGCCGCGCTCCTGGCCAGCCCCACCGTCACCTGGCCCATGTTGGGCGAGGCCATCGCTTCGGCGTCCGAGGGCGACGGGTCGTTGTTCGCAAACATGTTGGCCGCCGACGATGCCGTCGCTTCGATGGTGGCGGTGCGGTGCCTGGATTGGCCCGTGGACGACCAGTTGAGCGACTTCGCCTCGATTGCCCAGCGTGCCGAGGCCGCCTCGGTGGAGTTTCCTCGGTTTGGCGCTCACGCCTACTGGTACTACGCCGGAGAATGTCTCCAGTGGCCGCACGCGGCCACTAACCCACCGGAGCCCTACGCCATAGATGAGGACGTCTCCATCCTCATCGTCGGCGGGCACGGTGACCCGGCCACCCCGTTCACCTGGGCTCAAACCGCAGCTGAGGCCATCGATGGAGCATCGTTGCTGACTTTCACCGGCGATGGGCATGGCGGTTCGGTCAATTCCGAATGCGTCAGGGAACAGACCGCGTCGTTCCTGCTCGGTAAAAGGGCGGACATTGCCACATCGTGTGCTTAA
- a CDS encoding SRPBCC family protein, which translates to MNDLMSYLNDSARHIHDGPKGGFIVSLSHVYKTDLEDLWDACTNPQRLPRWFLPVTGDLSVGGHYQLEGNASGTIKSCEPPRALLVSWEFDDKYSELEALLESEGEHARLTLKHFVPDDEHWAEFGPAATGIGWDMALGSLAAHTVGTEFGRSPEWFESDEAVSFMSQSAQQWTQAHIDSGADIAEAKAMAARTINVYTGGQEGSERE; encoded by the coding sequence ATGAACGACCTCATGTCATACCTGAACGACTCGGCCAGGCATATTCACGATGGCCCCAAGGGTGGATTCATCGTCTCGCTCAGCCACGTCTACAAGACCGATCTGGAAGACCTATGGGATGCGTGCACAAACCCACAGCGCCTGCCTCGGTGGTTTCTGCCCGTGACTGGCGACCTTTCCGTCGGTGGTCATTACCAGCTGGAGGGAAACGCCTCCGGGACCATCAAGTCCTGCGAGCCTCCCCGCGCTCTCCTGGTCTCTTGGGAATTCGACGACAAGTACAGCGAGTTGGAAGCATTGTTGGAATCTGAGGGAGAACACGCCCGGTTGACCCTGAAGCACTTTGTTCCCGACGATGAGCACTGGGCCGAGTTCGGGCCGGCAGCCACCGGAATTGGCTGGGATATGGCGCTGGGCAGTCTTGCGGCGCACACGGTCGGTACCGAGTTCGGTCGTTCTCCCGAATGGTTTGAAAGTGACGAGGCCGTCTCGTTCATGTCGCAAAGCGCTCAACAATGGACTCAGGCCCACATCGACAGTGGCGCGGACATCGCCGAGGCCAAGGCGATGGCCGCCCGCACGATCAATGTCTACACCGGCGGCCAAGAAGGCTCGGAACGGGAATAG
- a CDS encoding ArsR/SmtB family transcription factor — protein sequence MEVFDVLGDPVRRRILELLAAGPRSAGEVAKTVASEFSISQPAVSQHLKVLRESGLARVRPDGTRRLYSVCAEPLREVDRWLERFRDEWEPRLLALETEVARGKRQRRVRKSADGAVANHDTHHERGHRTS from the coding sequence ATGGAGGTATTCGACGTACTGGGCGACCCTGTTCGCCGTCGTATCCTCGAGCTGCTCGCCGCAGGGCCGCGCAGCGCCGGAGAGGTGGCAAAGACTGTGGCCTCGGAGTTCTCCATTTCGCAACCAGCGGTTTCGCAGCATCTCAAGGTGTTGCGTGAATCGGGGCTCGCGCGAGTACGGCCCGATGGGACACGTCGCCTTTACTCGGTGTGTGCAGAGCCTTTGCGTGAAGTCGACCGTTGGCTTGAGCGCTTCCGCGACGAATGGGAGCCGCGCCTGCTGGCCTTGGAGACCGAAGTGGCTCGCGGAAAACGACAGCGTCGGGTGCGTAAATCCGCCGACGGCGCGGTGGCCAATCACGACACACATCACGAGAGAGGACACAGAACATCATGA
- a CDS encoding methylated-DNA--[protein]-cysteine S-methyltransferase: protein MATTGSLAHTFMDSPIGTLKLVAEGDALTAIYMEEHRHVPENADFGTHSESVFGPVKEQLTAYFAGQLQEFSLTLSLRGTDFQRRVWAELQKIPYGHTWSYGQLATRLGNPKASRAVGLANGRNPISIVIPCHRVIGANGSLTGYGGGLERKQTLLELERQVISPALF, encoded by the coding sequence ATGGCGACCACGGGATCACTCGCACACACCTTCATGGACAGTCCCATCGGAACGCTAAAGCTCGTCGCCGAAGGCGACGCGCTCACCGCGATCTACATGGAAGAGCACCGGCACGTCCCCGAAAATGCCGACTTCGGCACGCACTCCGAATCCGTCTTCGGCCCCGTGAAGGAACAACTCACGGCCTACTTTGCCGGCCAGCTGCAAGAGTTCTCGCTTACGCTTTCTTTGCGCGGCACCGACTTCCAGCGGCGAGTATGGGCCGAGCTGCAAAAGATCCCCTACGGCCACACCTGGAGTTATGGCCAGCTTGCCACCCGGCTTGGAAACCCCAAGGCTTCCCGTGCCGTCGGGCTTGCCAATGGTCGCAATCCGATCAGCATCGTCATCCCGTGCCACCGCGTCATCGGAGCCAACGGCAGCCTCACCGGCTACGGCGGAGGACTCGAACGCAAGCAAACACTGCTGGAACTGGAGCGCCAGGTCATCTCCCCGGCCCTTTTTTGA
- a CDS encoding DNA-3-methyladenine glycosylase 2 family protein: MHTDFDRCLRAVQTKDPRFDGWFFTAVSSTGIYCRPSCPAMTPKSQNISFHPTAASAQQAGYRACKRCRPDASPGSPQWNERADLVARAMRLIADGVVDRDGVPGLARQLGYGVRQIERQLRAELGTGPLALARAQRAQTARLLIETTNLPMGEIAFAAGFASIRSFNDTVHEVFATAPTELRKRSLSGQVSSAGLLRFRLPFRQPLCPDNLFGHLAATAIPGVEEWRDGALRRTMSLAHGPAILSVRPEPEHIDCRLRLADLRDVTAGISRARWLLDLDADPQAIDAALCEDADLAALVRKSPGRRVPRSVDGFELAVRIVLGQQVSTKAAATHARRLVEAHGTPVEDNEGGLGWTFPTAQTLAEADLSVLAMPQRRRDTIRTIATEVAEGRLSLHQGADLQRAKVTLQALPGVGPWTVDSIAMRALGDPDVFLAGDLGIANAAKELGLPATPGRLKTYSKAWSPWRSYAVQYLWATLDHDINRLPVG; encoded by the coding sequence ATGCACACCGACTTTGACCGCTGCCTGAGGGCGGTCCAAACCAAGGACCCCCGTTTCGACGGGTGGTTCTTCACCGCTGTGTCCTCCACCGGCATCTACTGTCGCCCCTCGTGCCCGGCCATGACACCAAAGTCGCAAAACATCTCGTTTCACCCCACAGCCGCCTCGGCCCAGCAGGCCGGATACCGAGCCTGTAAACGCTGCCGCCCCGACGCCAGCCCCGGTTCCCCACAGTGGAACGAACGAGCCGACCTCGTCGCCAGGGCCATGCGCCTCATCGCCGACGGCGTGGTCGATCGCGACGGCGTACCCGGCCTGGCCCGACAACTTGGCTACGGAGTCCGACAGATCGAACGCCAGTTGCGGGCCGAACTTGGCACCGGCCCCCTGGCCTTGGCTCGGGCCCAACGCGCCCAAACCGCGCGGCTGCTGATCGAAACCACCAACCTGCCGATGGGCGAAATCGCCTTTGCCGCCGGATTCGCCAGCATCCGCAGCTTCAACGACACCGTGCACGAGGTCTTCGCCACCGCACCCACCGAACTGCGGAAACGTTCCCTCAGCGGCCAGGTTTCCAGCGCTGGTCTCTTGCGGTTCCGGCTACCGTTTCGCCAGCCGCTGTGCCCGGACAACCTCTTCGGCCACCTAGCCGCCACCGCGATCCCCGGCGTGGAGGAATGGCGCGACGGCGCACTGCGACGCACCATGTCGCTCGCACACGGCCCCGCGATCCTGTCGGTGCGACCAGAACCCGAGCACATCGACTGCCGCTTGCGGCTGGCCGACCTGCGCGATGTCACCGCCGGAATCAGCCGGGCCCGCTGGCTGCTCGACCTCGACGCCGACCCACAGGCCATCGACGCGGCTCTCTGTGAGGATGCGGACCTGGCGGCCCTGGTGCGCAAGAGCCCGGGGCGGCGAGTGCCCCGCAGCGTCGACGGATTTGAGCTGGCCGTGCGCATAGTGCTCGGCCAACAGGTATCCACCAAAGCCGCCGCCACCCATGCGCGCCGCCTCGTCGAAGCCCACGGGACACCAGTGGAGGACAACGAGGGCGGCTTGGGTTGGACATTCCCGACCGCGCAGACCCTGGCCGAAGCCGACCTGTCAGTGTTGGCGATGCCGCAGCGGCGGCGCGATACTATCCGCACCATCGCCACCGAAGTGGCCGAGGGACGCCTGAGCCTGCATCAGGGAGCCGACTTGCAACGGGCGAAAGTAACTCTGCAGGCGCTGCCCGGGGTTGGGCCGTGGACTGTCGACAGCATCGCTATGAGAGCCCTGGGCGACCCCGATGTCTTCCTCGCGGGCGACCTGGGGATCGCCAACGCGGCCAAGGAGCTCGGCTTGCCCGCGACACCCGGGCGGCTCAAGACGTACTCAAAAGCATGGAGTCCGTGGCGCTCCTATGCCGTGCAATACCTCTGGGCCACACTCGACCACGACATCAACCGCCTGCCGGTTGGCTGA
- the tmk gene encoding dTMP kinase — MSTPSKPTPPAPAVSSTPTIDRDTVDQVFRAGNNGPGRLITIVGFDGCGKTTQIDNLTARLRARGEEVLDTRQPTDWYRRLGEVQAFESDGGAVETAHILALLAAADRRRHVMEMIDPALRRGATVICDRYVYATFGVFIHRGVDPALLTAINGGIPRPDLAFYLRVPTEELKRRLAARGEKLKHEEKSSSRIESIVGVYEQMGDALTEIDGTADPEVVTAQLLKHIDAL; from the coding sequence ATGTCTACCCCGAGCAAACCCACCCCACCAGCGCCTGCGGTCTCTTCGACACCCACCATAGACCGCGACACCGTCGACCAGGTGTTTCGCGCCGGGAACAATGGCCCCGGACGCCTGATCACGATCGTCGGCTTTGACGGTTGTGGAAAGACCACCCAGATCGACAACCTCACCGCGCGGCTACGAGCCAGAGGCGAAGAAGTCCTCGACACGCGGCAACCGACCGACTGGTACCGCCGCCTCGGCGAAGTGCAGGCGTTCGAAAGTGATGGAGGCGCGGTCGAAACCGCGCACATCCTCGCCCTGCTCGCGGCCGCCGACCGGCGGCGCCACGTCATGGAAATGATCGACCCGGCCCTACGACGTGGGGCAACAGTCATCTGTGACCGCTATGTGTACGCCACCTTTGGCGTGTTCATCCATCGGGGAGTGGACCCAGCCCTCTTGACCGCGATCAACGGCGGTATTCCGCGTCCTGACCTCGCGTTCTACCTGCGGGTGCCGACTGAGGAACTCAAGCGCCGCCTCGCCGCGCGCGGAGAGAAACTCAAGCATGAGGAAAAGTCGAGCTCCCGTATCGAGTCAATCGTCGGCGTCTATGAGCAGATGGGCGACGCCCTCACCGAAATCGACGGCACGGCCGACCCCGAAGTTGTGACAGCTCAGCTGCTCAAACACATCGACGCGCTCTGA
- a CDS encoding DNA alkylation repair protein has product MSDAAAAFRMDLAALSTDEQVEDVARFFYSEDNPWGADNQILGVSIGTIFPLAKRHSSAMSVGDLETLLEDPHYEVRMGAVAIMDFQARHKRTPSSVHGELYELYLRRHDRINNWDLVDRAARRVIGEHLLEGRREVLDALATSDNPWERRTSIVATFAFLRLGQAEDTFRICAALLADSHPMVQKAIASWLREAGKVSPEEFRSFLDDHHASMNRGTLRHAVSKLTPQQRRRYLG; this is encoded by the coding sequence ATGTCAGATGCCGCAGCCGCTTTCCGAATGGACCTCGCCGCTCTCTCCACGGATGAGCAGGTGGAGGACGTCGCCCGTTTTTTCTATTCCGAGGATAATCCGTGGGGCGCGGATAATCAGATTCTCGGTGTCAGCATTGGCACCATCTTTCCTCTCGCGAAGCGGCATTCCTCGGCTATGTCCGTGGGTGACCTCGAGACGCTGTTGGAGGACCCTCACTATGAGGTCCGCATGGGGGCGGTGGCGATCATGGACTTTCAGGCCCGTCACAAGCGCACCCCCTCCTCTGTTCACGGTGAGCTATACGAGCTGTACTTGCGGCGACATGACCGCATCAACAACTGGGATCTGGTAGATCGTGCCGCTCGGCGGGTCATTGGGGAGCACCTGCTCGAAGGTCGGCGCGAGGTGCTCGACGCTCTGGCCACCTCGGATAATCCCTGGGAGCGACGCACCTCCATCGTTGCCACGTTCGCCTTCTTGCGCTTGGGGCAGGCCGAGGACACCTTCCGCATCTGCGCGGCCTTGCTGGCCGATTCGCATCCAATGGTGCAAAAGGCCATTGCCTCCTGGCTTCGCGAAGCTGGCAAGGTATCGCCCGAGGAATTCCGGTCTTTCCTCGATGACCACCACGCTTCGATGAACCGAGGCACGCTACGGCATGCCGTCTCTAAATTGACTCCGCAGCAGCGGCGGCGCTATCTGGGTTGA
- a CDS encoding NADPH-dependent FMN reductase — MKLHVIIASTRPGRVGDQVGEWFAAQAQAHGSFHVRLVDLAEVNLPFLDEPAHPSARKYTHEHTRAWSATIDQADAFVFVTPEYNNGMNAPLKNALDFLYHEWAYKPAGFVSYGGASAGLRAVQMAKQVATTLRMYVVSSGVAISKRQRFEEGRLRPDSGMERAASGMLDELAKVAPAMRSLREAT, encoded by the coding sequence GTGAAACTTCACGTCATCATCGCCAGTACCCGCCCTGGACGAGTGGGAGATCAGGTTGGTGAATGGTTTGCCGCCCAGGCCCAAGCGCATGGGAGTTTCCATGTGCGCCTGGTTGATCTAGCAGAGGTGAATTTGCCTTTCCTGGATGAACCGGCGCATCCTTCGGCGCGAAAGTACACGCACGAGCACACGCGCGCATGGAGCGCAACGATCGATCAAGCCGACGCCTTCGTGTTCGTCACGCCCGAGTACAACAACGGAATGAACGCGCCGTTGAAGAACGCGCTGGACTTCCTGTACCACGAGTGGGCGTATAAGCCTGCGGGCTTCGTCAGCTATGGCGGGGCCTCGGCGGGGCTGCGGGCGGTGCAGATGGCTAAGCAGGTCGCGACCACCTTGCGTATGTATGTGGTCAGTTCCGGGGTGGCGATCTCCAAGCGGCAGCGATTCGAGGAGGGCCGGTTGCGTCCCGACTCGGGCATGGAGCGTGCCGCGAGCGGCATGCTCGATGAGCTGGCCAAGGTCGCGCCAGCGATGCGCAGCCTCCGCGAGGCCACCTAA
- a CDS encoding SDR family oxidoreductase, with protein sequence MTQPAQQQDPPGTTAKMRPQPRDAMADYDGRGLLSGKRALITGGDSGIGKAVAIAFAKEGADVAIAYLEEHTDAKTTAELVGKAGRTCVLLPGDLGDREQCASVVEKTVSELGGLDILVNNLATQAPVDTPEEISDEMWLHTFNINMHSYFRVTAAALPHLGEGDAIINTSSVNGLRGNKVLIDYSATKGAIIAWTHSMAQALADRGIRVNCVAPGPVWTPLIPSTLEAEHVEKFGQNVPLGRPAEPDELAPSYVFFASNQLSSYYTGEVLAALGGETLPG encoded by the coding sequence ATGACTCAACCAGCCCAGCAACAAGACCCTCCCGGCACGACCGCGAAAATGCGGCCGCAGCCACGCGACGCAATGGCCGACTATGACGGACGTGGGCTCCTGAGCGGAAAGCGAGCGCTCATCACCGGTGGAGACTCCGGAATCGGCAAAGCCGTGGCCATCGCCTTTGCCAAAGAAGGCGCCGACGTGGCCATCGCCTACTTGGAAGAACACACCGACGCCAAAACCACCGCAGAGCTCGTAGGCAAAGCCGGCCGCACCTGCGTTCTCCTTCCGGGCGACCTAGGCGACCGAGAACAGTGCGCCTCAGTCGTCGAAAAAACGGTCAGCGAGCTAGGAGGGCTGGACATTCTGGTCAACAACCTCGCCACCCAGGCCCCTGTCGATACCCCCGAAGAAATCAGCGACGAGATGTGGCTGCACACGTTCAATATCAACATGCACAGCTACTTCCGCGTCACCGCCGCCGCGCTGCCGCATCTGGGCGAGGGCGACGCCATCATCAACACCAGCTCCGTCAACGGGCTGCGGGGAAATAAGGTCCTCATCGACTATTCGGCGACCAAGGGCGCGATCATCGCGTGGACACATTCGATGGCCCAGGCGCTGGCCGACCGAGGCATTCGCGTCAATTGCGTCGCGCCCGGACCTGTGTGGACTCCACTCATTCCCTCCACGTTGGAAGCAGAACACGTCGAAAAGTTCGGCCAAAATGTGCCATTGGGGCGCCCGGCCGAGCCCGATGAGCTGGCCCCATCGTATGTATTCTTCGCCTCCAACCAGCTGTCCTCCTACTACACCGGGGAAGTGCTGGCCGCGCTCGGCGGCGAGACCCTACCCGGATGA
- a CDS encoding plasmid stabilization protein, producing MPQQAWTKKQERQYEHIKSQAKERGSSAQRAKEVAARTVNKERARSGHAEQHSRVSTDDISSYRRGGLRSSRSSKERGPTKRQLYEDARRAGIQGISTMTKAQLERALKNA from the coding sequence ATGCCGCAACAGGCATGGACGAAGAAGCAGGAACGACAATACGAACACATCAAGTCGCAGGCGAAAGAACGGGGGAGCAGCGCTCAGCGGGCCAAGGAAGTGGCCGCGCGGACGGTGAACAAGGAACGGGCCCGTTCTGGGCATGCCGAGCAGCACAGTCGGGTGTCCACCGACGACATCTCGTCCTATCGACGGGGAGGCTTGCGGTCGTCGCGTTCGTCGAAGGAGCGTGGACCGACCAAGCGGCAGCTGTATGAGGATGCGCGCCGGGCCGGGATTCAAGGTATATCCACGATGACGAAGGCACAGTTGGAGCGAGCGCTGAAGAACGCTTAG
- a CDS encoding catalase, whose product MSDRAEPHDAKDSQLEHSRVDDTDAHLTTQQGIKVDHTDDSLSAGGRGPTLMDDFHFREKLTHFDHERIPERVVHARGAGAYGTFQAYDASLSDYTVAPFLTDPSVKTPVFVRFSTVAGSRGSADTVRDVRGFATKFYTEQGNYDLVGNNFPVFFIQDGIKFPDFVHAVKPEPHNEIPQAASAHDTLWDFVSLQPETLHAIMWLMSDRAIPRSYRMMQGFGVHTFRLVNAEGRGTFVKFHWTPLLGTHSLVWDEAQKIAGADADFNRRDLWEAIAAGNGPEWELGVQLVSENEEFEFEFDLLDATKVIPEEVVPVRPVGRMVLNRNPENFFAETEQVAFHTANVVPGIDFTNDPLLQARNFSYLDTQLIRLGGPNFAQIPVNRPVAPVHNNQRDGYGQQRIHRNRAAYSESTVGGGCPAIADSEVFKHYTEKIEGHKIRQRSESFQDHYSQATLFWNSMTDPEKAHIVDAFRFELGKVGDMDIRQRAVEQINNVDHSLAREVAAGIGVVPPSQETRPNHGQSSPALSQLREPVERIDTRQVAILAADGVDGGGVTKLRRDLSQRGASVEVLGLADGGIRSADGVEVKADRAMSTVASVLYDAVVVPCGPDSVAALKSNGHARHFVSEAFKHGKPVAAFGKGIDLLRVCEVFGQLADSGAVALDRGVVTTTAMGNELPDEFVDRFAQQVAKHRSWDRDTGHIAA is encoded by the coding sequence ATGAGTGACAGGGCAGAGCCGCACGACGCTAAAGATTCCCAACTTGAACACTCGCGGGTCGACGACACCGACGCGCACCTGACCACCCAGCAGGGCATCAAAGTCGATCACACTGATGACTCATTGAGCGCGGGCGGCCGTGGGCCGACCCTGATGGATGACTTTCACTTCCGCGAAAAACTCACCCACTTCGATCACGAGCGGATACCCGAGCGGGTCGTGCATGCGCGGGGTGCGGGGGCGTACGGGACGTTTCAGGCATACGATGCGAGCTTGTCCGATTACACGGTCGCGCCGTTTCTGACCGATCCGAGCGTGAAAACGCCGGTATTCGTGCGTTTTTCCACGGTCGCCGGTTCGCGCGGGTCGGCCGATACGGTGCGCGACGTTCGGGGTTTCGCCACGAAGTTCTATACCGAGCAGGGCAACTATGACCTGGTGGGCAACAACTTCCCGGTCTTTTTCATCCAAGACGGCATCAAGTTTCCCGACTTCGTTCACGCGGTGAAGCCTGAACCGCACAACGAGATCCCGCAGGCGGCCTCAGCGCATGACACGTTGTGGGACTTCGTGTCGTTGCAACCGGAGACGCTGCACGCGATTATGTGGCTGATGTCTGACCGGGCGATCCCGCGCAGCTACCGCATGATGCAAGGTTTCGGAGTACACACCTTCCGCCTAGTCAACGCCGAAGGTCGGGGCACATTCGTCAAGTTTCATTGGACGCCACTGCTAGGCACGCATTCGTTGGTGTGGGATGAGGCGCAGAAGATCGCCGGTGCCGATGCCGATTTCAATCGCCGGGACCTGTGGGAGGCGATCGCGGCGGGCAATGGGCCGGAATGGGAACTGGGCGTACAGCTGGTCAGTGAGAACGAGGAGTTTGAGTTCGAATTCGACCTTCTCGACGCCACCAAGGTCATTCCCGAGGAAGTGGTGCCGGTACGGCCGGTCGGGCGGATGGTCCTCAACCGCAACCCGGAGAATTTCTTTGCCGAGACCGAACAGGTCGCTTTTCACACCGCGAACGTGGTGCCGGGCATCGACTTCACCAACGACCCGCTGTTGCAGGCGCGGAACTTCTCCTACCTCGATACCCAGTTGATCCGTCTGGGTGGCCCCAATTTCGCGCAGATCCCGGTCAATCGGCCGGTCGCGCCAGTGCACAACAACCAGCGCGACGGCTACGGCCAGCAGCGCATCCACCGCAATCGCGCGGCTTACTCCGAAAGCACCGTCGGCGGTGGCTGCCCGGCGATAGCCGATAGCGAGGTCTTCAAGCATTACACCGAGAAGATCGAGGGCCACAAGATTCGCCAGCGCAGTGAGAGCTTTCAGGATCACTACAGTCAGGCGACTCTGTTTTGGAATTCGATGACTGACCCGGAAAAGGCCCACATTGTGGATGCGTTCCGTTTTGAGTTGGGCAAGGTCGGCGACATGGATATTCGCCAGCGCGCTGTTGAGCAAATCAACAACGTTGACCACTCTTTGGCGCGCGAGGTCGCCGCTGGGATCGGGGTGGTGCCTCCCAGTCAGGAGACTCGCCCCAACCACGGCCAGAGTTCACCGGCTCTCTCCCAACTGCGTGAACCGGTGGAACGTATCGACACCCGGCAGGTCGCGATCTTGGCGGCCGATGGGGTCGATGGGGGTGGAGTGACCAAGTTGAGGCGCGACTTGTCGCAGCGCGGTGCGTCGGTGGAGGTACTCGGGCTCGCAGATGGGGGGATTCGCTCGGCCGATGGCGTGGAGGTTAAGGCTGATCGGGCCATGTCAACGGTCGCCTCGGTCCTCTATGACGCGGTGGTGGTCCCCTGTGGACCCGATAGCGTCGCGGCGTTGAAGTCAAACGGGCACGCCCGGCATTTCGTCAGTGAGGCGTTTAAGCACGGCAAGCCAGTCGCGGCGTTTGGGAAGGGGATTGACCTGCTGCGGGTTTGTGAGGTGTTCGGTCAGCTGGCCGATTCGGGGGCGGTCGCGCTTGATCGCGGAGTAGTCACCACAACGGCGATGGGCAATGAGCTCCCGGACGAATTTGTGGACCGCTTCGCCCAACAGGTTGCCAAGCACCGTTCGTGGGATCGGGATACGGGGCACATTGCCGCCTGA